DNA sequence from the Pseudorca crassidens isolate mPseCra1 chromosome 6, mPseCra1.hap1, whole genome shotgun sequence genome:
AGTATCCATATAAATGGAGAATAGAAAAGATgagtataaaaataatgtatgtgatATATTAGAAGATAACTGGGCATCATTACCTTTCATTAGGTGAAAGTTAAGGGTTGCATAGCTGACATCCTAGGAAAGGAAGATGATGACTATATGCcatgaataaaaatatgaagatataaaattataCTTCCATGAGAAAAATTTAACCTTAcctcttaatttcaaaatatatgtctAACAATAACTGATTTTATGTTTACTTTATGTAAATAAGGTTTGACTGAgtgtctacatatatatatacacacacatatgtatacatgtaactGGGATGGTTTTTGGATAATAAGTGTGCAAATTCTTGAATAATGCATCAAAAAGTTTAAATCTTTCCCTAATAAGATGGAAGTCTAGGCCAGTCAACCATTAGTATTAGATTTGTAGGAAAGAGTGAGATTTCCAAATCCTTTAAACCCAACACTGAATTACAGGGTCCAATGTATCAACCATTAGTCTCAACTCCTTAATCcaagcatttttattaaaattttaaactggaTGTCATATTAACTTAACATGACCTTGCTATTCATTAGTTCCTatattttaggttaaaaaaattaaattcaaataaaacgTCTTCATGGggatgaaaagaggaaaagagaaagaacattcATCTTAAAAGAGCTTTCTAGAGCTATATTCATAAtaacattataaattttaaagaataacttccaattatattcttaaatttttatttaatctgctttctttttttctaagttaaaaaagGACTGATTGCTCCAAGCATAAAGTTGGAAGATCTataattaaatattgaaataaatttcaGTATTTGCAAGCTTGGAAGATGGGAATAGAGttgaaataaaatttgctttCATATAAGTtaacaacaattaaaaattagAGAAGTTATAAGAGAAAAACTTCCATCAAGACacagaattcaaaaaaaaaaaaatgcacagaaaacttCACAGTAGCCAGGATTAGAAAGTCATATgcatgttcttatttttctattctttacaaGAATAGAAGTGCTTTAAATCATCAAATATAATTCTTATAGTAATACTGATAAATAAGCTTTTAGTCAGCAAATAAGAAAACagcaatagaaaaatataaatgaaattaaattaggtAATAGGAAGAACTCATATAGACtgtaattactattattaaatattatggtTTTGTTGCCTTAAAATTCTATGTATTTCTCTGTATTAAAGATacataaattttacatttaaaatgtcaaacaTGAGTTAAGAGAAGAAACTGAATATGTGTAATAATATTTAGTAAGGATGTATAAGACCAATATCAAAATATTACTACTTTAAGATCTTGGTAtagcttctctttaaaaatataactggcTGTTTTGGATCACTTCATCTCAGTCcctaaaagaaaatgagagtcaCTTATTAAAGGCAAATCTTCCCTCTGATTTTGCCGAATGTTATGAGTTTCCTAATAAAACATGGCTCCTTTTAAATGAAGTCTAAGGAAATGACAAGAGCTATGAGAATTCATTTTAATCACCATGGCTACAGGACAAATCAACTTCAAGCAAACTACAGTAACTGGTTGGATGAAGAGCTGCCACTGATCAACCCTCTCCCCTCACAAAAAAAGCAGGACAGAATTTCaccataattttgtttaaatataaattgacTCCACATgccaattatttttacttttagcaCTGACATCTTCCCAAcaaatcaaaagtaaaaaattttataagaacattatacatattgttttaattaGATGTTTTTATCACCTTGTGTTAATATAGCACCTTGCTCCAAGTTTGCCAACagtagaagtctttttttttgtttgatcaGGACACTCCTTGTGGTATATGTGATACTTGCATAAAAATCACTATCAGTGTCCTGAACCACTGTAGACACTGGGTGCTTCAGATTCACTACaactttgtaaaaaaacaaaaacaaaaacaagaacctactgtgtagatTAGTTCtaattatttctgattttgttaaaataaaatttgatagtCTAAAAACATCTAAATATGTTTCctcaaaaagatatttgttttaataaacgTATTTATATGTTTGAAAAACTAGAGAACAGCAATAACTGACCTTTAAAGTCTAATTTTAAGTTTCCAATACACCAATCAAGATGATAAACTACTCTTCAGTAACAATCTCAAAGTGACACATGAACATGGATTCCACGACAAGAGACTTTTGCACTACATTTACAAAGTGTTGCTGGTAGGCCTAACCTAAAAAGAGAGTTATATATCTTGTTCTATTCATAGAAATAGGCACATACAACAAACACCCCTGCAACAAACATGTCTACAACATGTTTAGCCTGATCCAAACAACTCAGTTCAAATGTGGTCCATAGCATGATactaagttaaatttaaaaaaaattacatgcagCCCATTGGAGTTAATTATAAAGAATATGATCTACTCAAATTATGTATTCACCATTATCTTAATTAACATATACAGCAGAACCAGGTTGAAAATTTTCCAGTAAGCTATACACAATTAGTTTGTTTACTGTCTGTAGCATAGTAAATATGCATATGATGTGGAGTGACAGGACAACTGAGCTGCTTTAAGTCCAACACTATACTGAGCAAGATGGTCAAGAATAATTAGGGTAAGACCTTGTAAATGAGTAAtgaaaatgacacaagagaccaattttttttaaagcacattggACCACTTTTAACTACCATATAAACTGAGGCTGTGTAAAACGATAGAGGACCTGTAGAGTAAAATTGAAATCTCAAAGGCAAAATCTCAACTTAAATATTtcaggttttcattttattaatgctaAGTTCTGAATGGGGCTATGGTTCTTCCATGCAATCTCAGATAAATTTTTAAGACTGTATTGAGGTCATCTTTTCAATTTATGAACATTTGAAAACTAAGGCAAATCGCTCAAAAAGATGGATTGTAAAGAACACATAGAGAACTGGGCTCATATCCCTCATTCCTAGACTCTAATTGGATGAGTGATTAGAGTGGGCTTCTCTTCTTGTTTGTAGTGGTGCCCTCTAACGACTAGATGGACCTTGCTTTAATAATCACTCCATGAGCAATTTCTTTTAGCATTTACACTGCTGATGGTAGGAAGCAATCTTATTTAATGGATGCTGAAAAGCTTCAAGTGAAATCTGTAATTGACAAAGGCTTCATACAAACAggcaattaagaataaaattaataagagACTCTACAGGAAAAGCACTCACGCTTTCACAGAATATTTCTCTAggaaaatatttggtaaaaataaaacttgaaaacaacCAGGTGTTGTTTTTCCACTTTATAAACTGCTTCTCTGGTCTGTGTACTTGTTAAAAAAGATGACCACAGATAGAGTTAGAATAAATGTTCTTGGGTCTGAAGGAATAATCCACCTGCTAAATActactagggggaaaaaaagaaattaaaaaaaaaagaaagaaagaaaagccctaAGTGAAAATTAAAGCAATTTCAGCACCTTTTTCTTCAAACTAAAAGCTGTTCAGTTTTAATACTTCAAGTTTACTGGAGTAGCCTATTGACAACAACTCAAAAGCTCTCCAAAGAGCAAAGCAGCAAGGGTAGGAAGGAGAATAGGGCACTCGTGTACCTCAGAGGTCCAGGAGCCAACACCACTCCGCTGGCGTTACTAGTCCAGAAAGTGACACAAATACATCCGACgaatataaataagaataaaataaaataaataagagcacGAGAGTGGGTGGGAAAAGAACAGAACTGTCAGTTGTACTCTCTTTGCCCAGTCCTCCACGCCCTCCCCAGCTCCCAAACAAGGAAGTTTACCTGTGGCTTTAGGCAAGCCTAGGAGCCTGAGGGTGGCTCTCAGGTGAGTTAATTCCCAGGTTTGAGGGCTGGCGGTCgccaggtggggagggggcgggtaGCACTTACTTTGAGCAGCTTACAGCGTATCTGCGCGGAGACCATATGGCTGTTGCGCAGGTTGCCCACTCGGAACATGAGCGTGAGTTTTCCGTCCCTCATAGAGATCACCGCGTGCTCGCTAAACATCAGGGTCTCCGCGCGCTTCTTGGGCTGGGACATCTTGATGAACATGCAGCCTATGAGGAAGGCGTCCACGATGGAGCCGAGAATGGActggaagaggaagaggatgaTGCCCTCGGGGCACTTGTCGGTGATGTAGCGGTAGCCATAGCCGATGGTGGCCTCGGTCTCGATGAAGAAGAGGAAGGCCGAAGGGAAGTTATAGACGTTGGCCACGCAGGGCGTGTAGTTGCCGACGTGGGCTTTGTTCAGGTCGCCCCGAGTGTAGGCAATCACCCACCACATGGACGCCATGAAGAGCCAGGCCACGGTGTAGGTGAGAATGAAGATGAAGAGGTTCCAGCGCCACTTGAGGTCCACCAGGGTGGTGAAGAGGTCCGAGAGGTATCGGCTCGTCTCACTGCCCAGGTTGCCGTGCTGGACATTGCACCGGCCGTTCTTGTCCACGAACCGCTGTCGCTTCTTCTTGGGCACAAGCTGCTGCTGCGGGCCCTGGCCCGGCCCCTGGGGCTGCAAGCCCGAGCCGCTGGACGAGGTGGTCACTACCTGGTAATCGTCCCCAAATTTCCTTCGGAGTGCAGACATAATACGGAGGGGCGAGCCAGATTCAAACGCGAAGCGAAGGCGCAGGAGCCGAGCGCTGCAAACCAGCACCAATGAGGAGGTGGGAGCGGGAGAGAAAGGGGGGACGAACGCCTGCGTGCCCGGGGCGGGGGGCGCACCCGGCAGGTAGCTGCGGTCTCTGCCCCCCGCAGACGCCTCTCCTCCCCTGGGACGGAGGCTTTCTCTCCACGCTGagtcttaaaacaaaaaaagtgttcTCCCACACTCAAGGCAGGAGGGCTGCAAGGACCAGGAACCCGAGCGCAAATGTGCCCCCAAGCTTTTCGAggcctctcttttcttccctcaccACCGGCATCCCGGGGGCCCCCTCTTGccttcccacagccctcctgaCTCTCCTGCAGCGCTCCCAAACTGACAGTTTTAAGACTGATGGCCAACTCGCCGGGCTGCCGAAGCGGCGCTACCTGCTCGGACCAgaccctccccccctccccgccgcTTCCCGATCGCCCGCCCTGCGGGACGGCTCCCGGCTCCCTCCGGCGCTCCCGCCTCCTATCTTTTGGCCCAAATCCCGCCCAAAGGCATGTCTGCCGGGCACCGGTACAGCAGCCCCTACCCACGCCCTCCGGGCTCAGAGTCCCCGCTCCGGACTCCGGAGACGCGTCCGCCTGCCGTCCGCGGGCCGCTGAGTTTCCGCGGGCGCCACCGGGGCCCTCAGGCCGCCCCCGAGCGCTGCAGAGACGCGGCGGTGCGCTAAAGCCGAGCACTCACCCAAGGCGAGAGCGCAGGAGGCGGCGCGGCCGGCGGCAGCGGCAGCCTGGCCTCGCACTCTGCCCTGAAGGCGGTTTTCCTCGCCCCTACTTTTCCTGGGGCACCACGACGGGCGCCAACGCCGGTCCCCCAAGCTCCGCACCTTCCTGAGGGCACCGCGCTGCCCCCCACCAGAAGGATCCTGGCGCGCCGGGCACAGAACGACTTGGGAGCGGGACTCGGGGGTTCCTTGGCGCCGTGCTCTCCCAGCAGGCGACAACGGTGCAGCTGTAGGGGGTTTGAGCCTCGGGATGCGGGTCAGACTCTCAGGTGAAATACCAGCTCCGCTCCAGCTTTTCCTCTGCTTCACGGTTCCTGCCTTGTCCTCTCCCCTCCTCGGTCCCCCGCTCCCTGTCCGCGTCTCTGTGGCCCCGGTTAGATGAAGCGAGGCTCGAGCAGGGGGCGGCGGGAGAGCGGTGTGTGTGTTGGTGCTTGTGATCC
Encoded proteins:
- the KCNJ3 gene encoding G protein-activated inward rectifier potassium channel 1 isoform X5 is translated as MSALRRKFGDDYQVVTTSSSGSGLQPQGPGQGPQQQLVPKKKRQRFVDKNGRCNVQHGNLGSETSRYLSDLFTTLVDLKWRWNLFIFILTYTVAWLFMASMWWVIAYTRGDLNKAHVGNYTPCVANVYNFPSAFLFFIETEATIGYGYRYITDKCPEGIILFLFQSILGSIVDAFLIGCMFIKMSQPKKRAETLMFSEHAVISMRDGKLTLMFRVGNLRNSHMVSAQIRCKLLKG
- the KCNJ3 gene encoding G protein-activated inward rectifier potassium channel 1 isoform X4; the protein is MSALRRKFGDDYQVVTTSSSGSGLQPQGPGQGPQQQLVPKKKRQRFVDKNGRCNVQHGNLGSETSRYLSDLFTTLVDLKWRWNLFIFILTYTVAWLFMASMWWVIAYTRGDLNKAHVGNYTPCVANVYNFPSAFLFFIETEATIGYGYRYITDKCPEGIILFLFQSILGSIVDAFLIGCMFIKMSQPKKRAETLMFSEHAVISMRDGKLTLMFRVGNLRNSHMVSAQIRCKLLKVKRTIEEV
- the KCNJ3 gene encoding G protein-activated inward rectifier potassium channel 1 isoform X2 — encoded protein: MSALRRKFGDDYQVVTTSSSGSGLQPQGPGQGPQQQLVPKKKRQRFVDKNGRCNVQHGNLGSETSRYLSDLFTTLVDLKWRWNLFIFILTYTVAWLFMASMWWVIAYTRGDLNKAHVGNYTPCVANVYNFPSAFLFFIETEATIGYGYRYITDKCPEGIILFLFQSILGSIVDAFLIGCMFIKMSQPKKRAETLMFSEHAVISMRDGKLTLMFRVGNLRNSHMVSAQIRCKLLKSRQTPEGEFLPLDQLELDVGFSTGADQLFLVSPLTICHVIDAKSPFYDLSQRSMQTEQFEIVVILEGIVETTEPADGKRVREAMERVKDQTTCPC
- the KCNJ3 gene encoding G protein-activated inward rectifier potassium channel 1 isoform X3 gives rise to the protein MSALRRKFGDDYQVVTTSSSGSGLQPQGPGQGPQQQLVPKKKRQRFVDKNGRCNVQHGNLGSETSRYLSDLFTTLVDLKWRWNLFIFILTYTVAWLFMASMWWVIAYTRGDLNKAHVGNYTPCVANVYNFPSAFLFFIETEATIGYGYRYITDKCPEGIILFLFQSILGSIVDAFLIGCMFIKMSQPKKRAETLMFSEHAVISMRDGKLTLMFRVGNLRNSHMVSAQIRCKLLKSRQTPEGEFLPLDQLELDVGFSTGADQLFLVSPLTICHVIDAKSPFYDLSQRSMQTEQFEIVVILEGIVETTGEENH